CTTCGACAAGAGTTTTGAAAATGTCGTTTACGAGGGGACGGAAACTATCGCGGATGTACACATACTCGTCATAGATGGCCTTTACAGCCCTGTGGTTGTTCTCATAAGCTTTCTGCTTGTCGTACGCCTCCGAACGAGGGCTTTCGGGACTGGAAAGCCCGAGCCAGTTATAGGAAGCATATCCTTCTTTAGACTTTTTCGTAAGGTCTAGGAGTTCATCCAACGCTCGGGTCAAATTCTCCCTATCCACTCCCTGAACTTCATTGGGGATTCGATTCTTCAAATCTTCAATTGCTGTAATACGCTCGTCGTAGATGGAAACGAACCTGTTCGTACCCTCTTTGACAGCCTGGCAAAGAGATGTACTGTCTCCCTTTTCGTCGAATTGTTTGTGTTCATTTCTACACTTGACGAGGTTATCGTCAAGATACTTTTCCACATCTTTTAGCTCGTTTTCTGTCTTCGCATAGACTTCGTTTAACTTATCCAACCATTCCGCAGGAGTATAAGGAGGGGCCTTTGTTTCCTCTTTCGGAGATTCTCCGGTAGGAGAAGGCGAAGAATCGGATGCCGAAGAGGCGGGTTCGGACTTCGCACACCCACCCACAACCATGCCGAAAACCACAAGCAGGGCAAGAAGGGCGAGGAAAAACTTGCGCATGGAAAAACCTCCTTTTTGTTGTTCTAGAATCATTATATCATAAAATCAAGTCCCGTTTCGATAAACAATATATGCCACAAGCGCGACGGCGAAAACGAGATTGAATAGGGATTCTACATTAAAACATTACAAAAATAAATTTGAATAGTACTCGGTACTAATCATATAAAATAAAATATAAGCCGGCATTTCCACACATTTTCTTTGTATCAAAAAAACATCGGGACACTTTTTACGATTTTTTCGTTCGTTCAAAATAGTATTTAATTAAATTTTGAAATCGAGTAATATATGTCCATTTTATTGATATAAAATATTTTTTTGTTTTTTAAAAATAAATATCCGTATTATCGTCAATTTTTCAAGAATACGTAAAAAAATTTTGTTTTTACAATAATCAAAATTTATCGACACGATATGTTCTTTTTTGCAGGAACGTCGCTAAGTTTTATGGGCATTTTCTTGGCTTCAGATTTAAAAAACTCTTTTGCTTTTTCGTTGAATATCAGATCGATAAAAAAGTGCACTTCGGATAAAAGCGTATACTCTATCGGTAATTACAGTTTTTATATCGATACGACTATTAAGCACATGTACAATATTCCTTGAATATCAGCGAAATTGAGATGAATTAAATTGAACGTAGGAATGTTAAATAAGAGAAAAAATTGTGTTTCTTAAAAAAATAACTTCTTGTTTTGTTGCAGGTGGAGACTTAACGGATATGAGAAAAACTCCCCTTTGAGTATCATTTTTTAATTGGTGGAAGGTAGAGGCGGGGGAACTCGAACCCCCGTCCGAAAGCCTCACCACGGCCGCTTCTCCGAGCGCAGTCCGGGTTTTCGTCTCGCGCTCGGGTCTCCCCCGGACGAGATCCCCAAACGCCAGCCCTCCTTTGTGTCGCCCCTCCCCGGAGGGCGAAGAAAGAGGCCAAGCCCGCTCAGATGTCCCCTATGCCGCCCTGCGGACACGGGCGACACAGAGGCTGACCGCGCTAATTAGGCAGCCAGGGCAAGTTCGCGTTCGTTCGCACTTCTTGAGTTTTGCGTTTTTGCGAGGACGCAACCCCTCGGCTCGCTACGACCGCTTCGAGACCCCCGTCGAAACCAAGGCGCACCCAAATGCGATTTTTTAAATTGTACATCGAAGTGGAAAGCGTGCGCAAGGGGCGCGCAAAACCGCAAAGCTCCCGCGAACAAGCCGGCGGTCGTCCTCTTGGGAGAAGCTTCGGAAACTTTTTCTTTATATTATATACTATCTACAATACACAATCAAACGACAAACCCTTTCCAAAATAAAAAAACCCCGGGCGCGAGTGCCCGGGAAATTCGTTTAGTGTAATTCGCCGATGCCAAGAGCCCCCCATCCCCACTGCTTGCGGTCTTGAACGGTCGGGTGCTTCTTCCAGAAGAGGGGCGTCTGCAACTGACCCCGCAACTCCGGATGGTACTTGTCGAGTTCGTGTACTCCGAGGAAGACTTCCGGAAGGGTCGGGTACGGCGTATCGGAATTTGCGAGAGGGTACCATCCCGTTACGAACTCGAAATCTCCCCCGCGGGCGGTGACAAGGATGTTGTCGGGAGCGTAGGCTTTGTAGTCGAAGAAGAACACCATCTTGCTCGGGTCTTGTTCGAGAACGAACACTTGTCCGTTGAAATACTCCCCAAACGGGATCAAATCAATTCCCACGGGGATTCTGTACTGTACGAGCGTGCGGAGGAGGTCTTCGTGATCTTTGTCCGCGAATTCGAACGAAATCGTATCCTTCGCGAGATCCTTGGGCCCGCGCCATTCGAAAGATTTTACGACGCTTCCTACGGGATTTTCGATGTCGATGCGGTAGAGGGCGCGCGTCCCGATCGGGCGGAAGGTGAAGGAGTTGAGCTTGCCGTTCTCGTCGAAGGAGTAGTCGACGAGGATGAAGTCAGGACGGCTATCTTCTCCCGCTGAAATGTACGAAGGGGCGGAGAAAAAACCGAGAATATGCCACGGCTCGCGCTTAACCCATTCGTCGGCGTACAAGAACTTCTTTTCAGACAATTCTTCGGAAACAAGAGTTTCGAGATCCTTCGCATCGATCTCGTCCAGAGAAACTTTGGGCTCCTTGTAGTATTTGTCCATCGCCTGCATGAGATCATTCACATCCGAGTTGAAGAGGTGGTCGTATTCCAACATCAGAAGCTCTGCCGTAGACTCCGGCACCTCTCGGGGGTATGCGTAGAACCCCAAAAATGTAACCGAGTAGCGGGAGAGGCGCTCCTTCCACGCATCCAGGAGGGACTTCGGAAATCCCTCGGGGTGAGGCTTTTGATACTCCGGATCTTCGGGCTTGAAACGACCGAGCCGCCCGATGGCTTCCGGATCTCCTTGCTTTGCCCGCTCGAAGAGGGAGAGAAATTCTTCCTGCTGCTTTTGGAGTTCTTCTTCGGTTCTCTGCAAATTCTTCATCCAGATATACACCGGATGCGGATAATCGTCAAACAGGTTGTAAATATCCTTTTCTTCCTGTGTCGCATCTCCCGTAAGAAGAACGCGGTTGATAATTTTCTCCTCTTCCTCCCGCGTCTTCGGAAGCTTGTTCAAAATCTCCAACGCCTCGTCCGTAAGCAAGTTCAGCCAGTATTCCTTGACAAAGGGCGTAGAAGCTCCCTCTACGGGAGGCACCGCCTGGGGAGCCTTAGACTTGAGATGTTCGGGCACTTCCCACCCTTCGGGAACGGGAAGCTTTACGGCGAGGCAACAGTTTTCGGCGGCGGAGGTTTCGTGTTTGTTGGAGGAAGTTTGAAGTCCTTCTGGAGTGGCTTCTGCGGGGGTGGCAGGGGCGGAGGAGAGGGATTTGGAGTGGTTGAGTAGAAAAGTTCCGACAGTCCCTAAAATGGCGATTACGGTAAAGATGGCAATGGCGACGGCTAATTTGGGGGTTTTTTGAAGATAAATCTTAAGACGGGTGAATAGAGACGGAGAGTCGTTTGGACTTTGCGGATTGGTCATAAGCAACACCTCCTCGGTCAAAGGTATCAAAACCTTCAACCGAGGACAAGTCTTCTTTCTAAATTCCCCCAGTCTTTCCTATCCCTTCCTAGTCCTATACGGGGATGCTCGTCGACGAGTCCACCCCTCGTCGACGAGTTCACCCTCTGCTAAAGACCCCATCTCTACACGCGGCACTCTCCGAAAAACTTGAGTGGCAGCCAACACACCCCTTGCTTAGGTGACGCGCAACAAGTTTTTCGGGGCGATCACCGTTGCACCCCATCGCCATCAGATACCGGGATCCTCCAGGCCAGCAGCGTCGAGGACGTCGCTGCGGCGAAAAAGTTCAGAAGGCGCGCCTTGGAAGAGAACCTCGCCCTCAGAAAGCACCACCACGTCTTCCGCCCACCGGGCGACGAAGCGCATGTCGTGCGTGGCGACGACGAGGTCTACGCCGGAGGCATAGAGCTCCTCGAGGATGGCCAAGAGAAGGCATCGACCCCGCGGGTCGAGGAAGGCCATGGGTTCGTCGAGGAGGAGGACTTCGGGCTCGGCGGCGAGGAGGCCCGCAAGGGCGACGAGCTTCTTTTGACCGAAAGAGAGTTCCCGCGGCGCGCGGTCGGCGAGAAATTCGATGCCCAGCCGCGCCAGAGCAGATCGGGCCTTTTGTTCCGCCTCCTCCCAGGGAAGGCCTTGGTGCAGGGGCGTAAAGGCTACGTCCTCGAGCACCGTGAGGGAGACGAGCATGTCGTCGGGGTCTTGAAAGAGAATCCCAATGCTTCGGAGGAGCTTCTCCCGCTCCTGCGCCGGGAGCTCAGGTGCGGGGTAGACTTCCGTGCCCCGAAACGCGACGCGCCCCTCTTCCGGCGAAAAAAGGCCACGGAGGACGAAAAATGTCGTCGTCTTGCCCGAGCCGTTGGCTCCGACGAAGGCGATGCGCCGTCGTCGCCGGAGAACGAAGTCCACACCGCGAAGAGCCCAAGGTGCGCCTTCGCGGTAACGAAAGCGCACGCCCTCTACGCGAAAGAGTTCTTCGGAAGCCGAAACCGGGTGCTCCACGAAGGACATCGATTGCCTCCCTTTCCAGGACGGGTGACTTACCTTCTCTACCTCCAAAGCGCTCTCGACCGAAAAAACTTCCTTACCCTAACAAGGTAGTCGCGCAAAGATCGTCCTCCGAAATCATCGATCAACGCCGCCAAAGCGCAAGGACGGAAGAACCTGCGTAATCCCACAAAACGACCGCAAGCACCAGAGCGACGAAGAAGACGAGGCGCAAAGCTTCTCCGGGACGTGGAGGAGGAAAGGGGCGCCCGAGAAAGCGACCGGAAAACCCCCGGGCCCGAAGGGCCAACGCCGTCCTCCGACTGCGCGCCTCCGTACGCCAGTAGAGGGCGCCGAGAAGGCGGGCGAGGGTACGGGTGGCGCGTACGGTAAAGAACCGCCCTTCGCGGAACCCCCGAGCGCGAAGGGCGAGGCGCATGCGCGCCGCTTCCTCCGCCAGATGTTCCCCGTAGCGCACGGTGTAGGCGAGGAGGAGGACGAAGACGTCCGGGACGCGCCACGAGGACAATACGCGAAAGAGCTCGTCGAGGGACGTTCGGGCGAAAAACCACGCGAGAAGGAGCGCGACAAAGGCGAGGCGCGTCCCGTACAGCGCCGCCTGCGCCAGCCCGGCCGCGGGCGTGGCGGCGAGAAGCGGGAAAAAGGCAAAGAAAAAAAGGATCCAAGGCAAGACTACCGCGAGGCGGCGCGCGCTTTGCAGGATACCCCTTCGTCCCACCTCCGCGAAAAGAAGAAAGGCCGCGCCGACGTCCAACGCGGCCCCCGCGACGGGGGTGCGGACGCTCACCCCGAGAAAGGCGGCGAAAAGGACCAAGGCGACGCGGTACGGAGGATGGCGGAGGACGCCTCGGCCTTCCCGGATCACGGTTCCTCGGAGCTCCTCCCGCCCGAGGCGAAGCGCTCGCCCGCATCCGAGCCCGAACGCGGGGTGAGGACCCGGCCCACGCCGACAAAGAGGCCGAACGCGAGGAGGACGCCCAACACCCCCGCCGCGGCCGTGGATGCCCCTTCGGGGAGGCCGGGGATCTGGTACTCCGCAAAGGGAGCGCGAAAGAGCTCGCGCGCCCGCTCCATGTACCCGAGCTGTTCCCCGGCGGTCTCAAATCCGTCGGGGTAGTTGGAAGAGACGAGGGACAAAAGGCCGCCGACGACGAGGGCGAAGACGAGCCACCACACCCACCGCTTCACGGCCGCATCCCCCCCGCGTACCCCGTCGCGCCGAAGTGCGTGCGAAAGGCGAAGGGAAGGAGGACCGCCGTGATCAAACCCTCCCCGATGCCGATGAGGGCGTGCCAGTAGAGGAGCGCCTGAAAGGCGAGGGCGTAGGAGACGACGCCCGAAAGCCCCAGACCCAGTGCTGCGGTCGCCGCCGCCGCCACGGCACTCGTCCACCCAGCCGCGAATCCCTTGATCGGGACGGAAATCCGCCCCAGGGCGTCGTACACGAGCCGGCCGACGAGCGGGGCCACGATCGCCAAGTCGAGAATGTTCATCCCGAGGGCGGTGATCCCCCCGTCCTGAAAGAGCAGCGCCTGAAGGACGAGCACCGTGGACATGATGAGCGTCGCAGGCCAAAAGCCAAAGACGATCGCCGCAAAGGCGCCACCCAAGAGGTGGCCGGAAGTCGCCGCTCCGAGGAGCGGAAAGTTCACCATCTGCGCCGCGAAGATGAAGGCCGCCGTCGCCCCCATCGCCGGGAGGCGTTCGGCGTCGAGCTCCCGCCCCACCTTGCGCGCCGCAACGGCGAGTACACCTAAAGAAAGCGCTCCCGCGCCGA
This window of the Brockia lithotrophica genome carries:
- a CDS encoding ATPase component CbiO of energizing module of cobalt ECF transporter, whose product is MSFVEHPVSASEELFRVEGVRFRYREGAPWALRGVDFVLRRRRRIAFVGANGSGKTTTFFVLRGLFSPEEGRVAFRGTEVYPAPELPAQEREKLLRSIGILFQDPDDMLVSLTVLEDVAFTPLHQGLPWEEAEQKARSALARLGIEFLADRAPRELSFGQKKLVALAGLLAAEPEVLLLDEPMAFLDPRGRCLLLAILEELYASGVDLVVATHDMRFVARWAEDVVVLSEGEVLFQGAPSELFRRSDVLDAAGLEDPGI
- a CDS encoding Transmembrane component NikQ of energizing module of nickel ECF transporter yields the protein MIREGRGVLRHPPYRVALVLFAAFLGVSVRTPVAGAALDVGAAFLLFAEVGRRGILQSARRLAVVLPWILFFFAFFPLLAATPAAGLAQAALYGTRLAFVALLLAWFFARTSLDELFRVLSSWRVPDVFVLLLAYTVRYGEHLAEEAARMRLALRARGFREGRFFTVRATRTLARLLGALYWRTEARSRRTALALRARGFSGRFLGRPFPPPRPGEALRLVFFVALVLAVVLWDYAGSSVLALWRR
- a CDS encoding Substrate-specific component NikM of nickel ECF transporter, which gives rise to MHIPDGILSPPVLLGAGALSLGVLAVAARKVGRELDAERLPAMGATAAFIFAAQMVNFPLLGAATSGHLLGGAFAAIVFGFWPATLIMSTVLVLQALLFQDGGITALGMNILDLAIVAPLVGRLVYDALGRISVPIKGFAAGWTSAVAAAATAALGLGLSGVVSYALAFQALLYWHALIGIGEGLITAVLLPFAFRTHFGATGYAGGMRP